The genome window CGTCGCTGCTCCCGAAGGTCGAAGACGCGCTCGACCGCCTCGACGCCGACCCGCTGGTGATTCTCGTCGGCGACGAGCAGCCGCCCGACGCCGGCGGAACCGGCGTCGACACCGTCGCCTTCTCGGCGCTCGACGCCGAGCCCACGATGGTCCACCGCGATGACGACGACGTGGCGATGCAACCGTACACCAGCGGGACCACCGGGGAGCCGAAGGGCGTACTGCTGACGCACCGAAACCTGCGCGCACAGTCGTTCATCGCCTTCGAGCGCTCGGCGCTCCGCGCCGACGAGGAGCGGTTCCTCTCGGTGTTGCCGCTGGCGCACATCGCGGGGTTCGTCAACCGGACGTGGCAACCGCTGATTCGCGGGGCGACCGTCTACCTGCGGGACCCGAGCGAGTGGGACCCCGAGGCGGCGATGGAAACCATCGAGCGCGAGCGGATCACGAAGTTCGGCGCGGTGACCGCGATGTACGTCGACCTCGTCAACCACGAGCGGTTCGGCGAGTACGACCTCTCCAGCCTCGAAGAGGTGATGGAGGGCGGCGACCGGATGCCGTCGGCGGTCCAGGAGCGCTTCGAGGCGACGGCGGGCGTCGAACTGTTCGAGGCGTACGGGCTGACCGAAACCGGCGGCGGGACCCACGTCGGTTTCGGGTCGACGTTCGGTCCGCGACTCGGCAGTATCGGTCAACCGCTTCGGGCGACCGACTGCAGGGTCGTCGACGACGAGGGCCGGGAGGTACCGCCGGGTGAGACGGGCGAACTGCTCGTCCGCGGCCCGCACGTGTTCGAAGGCTACTACGACCGGCCCGAGGAGACGGAGGCGGCGTTCACCGAGCACGGCTACTTCCGCACCGGCGACGTGGCCCGCCGCGATGCGGACAACTACTACGAGATCGTCGACCGGAAATCGGACGTCATCGTCACCGCGGGCTACACCGTCTACCCGCGCGAGGTGGAGAACGCGCTGTACGAACACCCGGACGTCGTCGCCGCCGCCGTCGTTGGCGTCTCGGACGAGCGCCGCACCGAGACGGTGAAAGCCTACGTCGTTCGCAGGCAGGGCTCGGCCGTCGACGCCGAAACGCTTCGGGAGTTCTGTCTCGAACGCGTTGCGCCGTACAAGCACCCGCGGACCGTCGAGTTCGTCGAGGAACTTCCCCGGACACACAACAGCAAAGTTCGGCGCGTAGAGCTGCGGGAGGGGACGTAGTTTGAGAGGCTCTCAAACTCACGCGTCACTCATCGCTGTCGTCCGTCTCGCGAGTTCGTGAGAAAAGCCTAGGCCGGGATTTGAACCCGGGCTCTCGTCCTTACCAAGGACGCGCTTTACCGCTAAGCTACCCAGGCGCTTGCTGCGCATTCAGTCGTTTGCCCGATTCGTCTTTAGGCGTTTCGATTCGGCTCAGCTATCGGTAGGCGATGCCACGGGGTCGTCTTCCCCGCTGCCGGTCGCCAACCGCTTGGCGGCCGTCTCGGACAGGGTAGAGGGAACGGGTGGAAACGCCGTTCCGTGTTCGGCGGCGAGTTCGTCGGCGTACGTCGAGAGCGACTCCGGCACCGACTGTCCGACCGCCGTCGCGCCGGCGAGCACCGCGAGGTCGAGTACGTCGGCCTCCAGTCGACGGTCGAATGTTTCGGTCT of Haloprofundus halophilus contains these proteins:
- a CDS encoding class I adenylate-forming enzyme family protein; this translates as MHPGAFSPAARSGNAARVYDETAAERGDALALETGNTRYSHAELSDRSARLAGALHERGLDPDDRLGIFLSNRPELVLTALAALKAGLPFSPANPQFTAYELASQLDDSDAEALVTEPSLLPKVEDALDRLDADPLVILVGDEQPPDAGGTGVDTVAFSALDAEPTMVHRDDDDVAMQPYTSGTTGEPKGVLLTHRNLRAQSFIAFERSALRADEERFLSVLPLAHIAGFVNRTWQPLIRGATVYLRDPSEWDPEAAMETIERERITKFGAVTAMYVDLVNHERFGEYDLSSLEEVMEGGDRMPSAVQERFEATAGVELFEAYGLTETGGGTHVGFGSTFGPRLGSIGQPLRATDCRVVDDEGREVPPGETGELLVRGPHVFEGYYDRPEETEAAFTEHGYFRTGDVARRDADNYYEIVDRKSDVIVTAGYTVYPREVENALYEHPDVVAAAVVGVSDERRTETVKAYVVRRQGSAVDAETLREFCLERVAPYKHPRTVEFVEELPRTHNSKVRRVELREGT